The Hevea brasiliensis isolate MT/VB/25A 57/8 chromosome 1, ASM3005281v1, whole genome shotgun sequence DNA segment CACTATGGGATTCACTACAGAAATTCATGCTTCTAAGATAAAATCTGTTAGCCTTTTGAAGGTACACATTTTTTCATATGTTTCCAGACAGCTTCTGTATTTCTTCCTAATTATTTATTAATGGAGCATTGCTCTAGCACTTCATCCAAGACATAGTTATATCTGTGTTCTGTGTTGGTGTGAAACAGGTATTGGCTCAATCTGACAAGAAGAATTGCTCAGAGTTCATAAAGACTGGTTCTTTTCATGCTATGATCCAGCATTTGTTTCGATATACTTCCTCCCTTGACCACTGGGTGAAGTCTGGGAAGGAAAGCTGTAAACTTTCGTCTGCTTTGATGGTTGAACAACTACGTTTTTGGAGGGTCTGCATTAGTTTTGGGCTCTGTATGTCATATTTTTCAGATATCTTCCCTGCCTTGTGCTTGTGGCTGCATCCACCTACATTCAGTAAACTTCAGGAGAACAATGTTCTTAGTGAATTTGTTTCTATCTCTCGGGAGGCATATCTTGTTTTGGAGGCTTTGGTTAGGAAACTTCCAAGTTTCTATTCACAGAAACATATAAGCAATCAAATCTCAGATTGTGCCAGTGATGAGCTGGAAACCTGGTCTTGGAGTTTTGTTACTCCAGTGATAGATTTAGCTTTGCAGTGGATAGCATCGAAGGACGATCCTTATGTTTCTAATTACTTTGGGAGGGAAAAAGGAATTGGGACTGACTTTGTTTTCGAAGATTCATCTGATAGTTCTTTGTTGTGGGTGTTTTCAGCTGTCATGCATATGCTTTCTGCATTGCTTGAAAAAGTAAAGCCAGAGGAAACCCTGATCCCTCAAGGAAGTAGCAGACATGTTCCATGGTTGCcagagtttgtttctaaggtTGGACTTGAAATTATTAGAAACCAGTTTTTGAGTATCAATGGCACAGAGGAACAAAAAGATTTTGATGAAAGTGGCACCTGGATTAATGAACTTTGTTGTTTTAGACAGCATAGTAAAAATGAGTCATCCTTAGCTTCTGTTTGTTGCCTTCATGGACTTTTCCAAGTTATTATTTCAATTGATAACTTGATCAGCTTGGCTAAAGGTGGTATCTGTGTCCCTCTGTCCCAAGGATATAATTTCTCAAGCGAAGGGAAAATTCTTGAGGATGGGATTCTGAAGAGGTCTCTGGTTGAATGGAGATGTGTGCTCAATGTTTTTATGAAGTTGGTGGGATCAGAGTGGCACTTTATGCAGTCCATTGAGATTTTTGGTAGAGGAGGACCTGCTCCCGGGGTGGGACTTGGATGGGGTGCCTCTGGTGGAGGATTTTGGTCAATGACTGTTTTGTTGGCTCAAACAGATGCTAGATTAATAATTTACATGCTTGAAATCATCCAGATGGTGTCTAGCACAGAATCACCAACAAATGAAGAGATGGTCTCTGCTATGCATAGGGTTAATTCTGTCTTAGGGGCATGCTTAACTATTGGGCCTACAGATAGAGTCATGATGGAGAAGGCATTAGACATTTTGCTTCAAGTCCCTGTTCTCAGGTATCTTGATCTCTGTGTACAACATTTTCTCCTATTGAATAAGAGGATGAAACCTTTTAGATGGGAATATAAAAAAGAGGACTACTTTCTCTTCAGTGAGATATTAGCCTCTCACTTCAAAAATAGATGGTTGTCTGTAAAGAAGAAATTGAAAGCCATAGACACAAATAATTCTTTTCAGAACGGAACTTCTAAGAAGGGTAATGTTTCTTTGGAAACCATACATGAAGACTTGGAAACATCAAATATGCCAAGTCAAGTTCATTATTGCACTTCTTTGATGGTAGAGTGGGCTCACCAGAGATTGCCACTTCCCATGCATTGGTTTCTGAGTCCTATTTCAACCATTTCTGATGATAAACATGCTGGTCTTCAAAATGCTTCTAGCATACCTAATCTCATACATGACTCCAGTGTTCTGGTTGAAGTTGCTAAAGGTGGACTTTTCTTGCTGCTAGCTATGGAAGCCATGTCCACGTTCCTATCCAATGATGTCCACTCTCCTATTCGCAATGTACCTTTGGTTTGGAAATTGCATTCTCTATCCGTCATATTACTTGTTGGAATGGATGTGCTTGATGATAACAAGGGTAAGAATGTTTATGAAGCCTTACAAGACATTTATGGTCATATTCTTGATGAAGTAAGATTTACTAAAAGTGCTAAGCACATTTTGGATGAAAGCGCAAATTTATTGCTGGACACTGAGAAGAAATGTAGTGTGGACTTTATGAGGTTTCAATCAGTGATTCATGAGAGTTACTCTACATTTCTTGAAACACTTGTGGAGCAGTTTGCTGCTGTATCTTATGGTGATCTGATTTTTGGTCGTCAAGTTTCTGTATATTTGCATCGTTGCACTGAAGCAGCTGTGAGACTTTCTGCCTGGAATGCACTGTCTAATGCTCATGTTCTTGAAATTCTGCCACCATTGGAGGAATGCATTGCTGAAGCAGAAGGGTACCTTGAACCTATTGAGGTACTGTTCATTGACTATTCAAACTTTCTTTTAGAGCTCATTTTATAATCTTCATTGTAAAGGAATTTCCTTGGGTTCCACTTTGCATATTCTGTAAATCAGTGTTGTTGAGTAGATTCCTACCTTTGGctgaaactagttaaaatttcaaTGGTGGGGAGAGAGTGAGAGCAAGAGATTAGGTAGAATAGACTTTTGTTTTATCTTGAAGTTCATAGCTATCAAAACAAAATTAAAGGGAAAATATAAGTCTGCTTTGTATCCTACTATTTTGGTACAAGTTTATAAATGAATGAAGTTAATGCATAGTTTCATTCATCTCTACAATGATGTTGCCTCTATTTGTTACGGTTGGGCTGGCTACATAAGTTTTTCTAAATGTTTTGTGTAAAAGTTTGGCTGCAGATCATTATCCGATGTTGCGAAGACATTATTTTTAAAACGGTTTATTCCCTGTGCAGGATAACGAAGGCATTTTGGAAGCTTATGTGAAGTCTTGGATTTCTGGTGCTCTTGATAGATCTGCGGCTCGAGGATCAATGGCATTTGCTCTTGTTTTGCACCACCTTTCATCTTTCATTTTCCTTGTTCGTAGTCATGACAATACATCTCTACGaaataagattgtaaagtctcTTTTGAGAGATTACTCCCAGAAGCAAAAACATGAGGTATGCCACTTTTCTGCAAGGCTTATTTATGATTTAGTTTCTAATTAAGTAGTCTACAATATAGGTAGGCCAAATACGTGAATTTCTATTTTTGTACCCGTTAAATACAAATTTGTTTGGTTGACAACCCATAGAGATGCACACAAATAAGAGCATCTGCAACTATTATAACAATGCTGATATGACATCTTTTTAGTGTTGGCATATATAGGAATAGCTATTTGAGTGACAAATATAAGAGCATGTCAAAATATTATAACAATGCTGATATGATATCTTAATAACGTTGACAGACAGGAATCGCTATTTGAATGGCAGATAGATATGGTGGATAATGAATTAAAAAgttgaaagtaaaaaaaaaaaagaaatcagaaTGCATAAATTAATGATCTATTGATTACAAAAATGGGGCTataaagattaaaattaaatgtcATAATAAATGTTGAGGGTGCCACACCGCCAGCCCACCATGTTTTTCAAGTAAAGTTCAGTTTCCAATTTAAGTATTCAGTCAAGTATTTCTTGGAATTGTGCATTAATAAGGCCCTGCATGGGAGTGCtgtgatttttgttttttttttgttttttttacatTAAAAGATGAAAATATAGTATATGTAGGAGTTAGAAGACATAGCTGGTTGTTTTTAATGAAAATGATTGCcttcctttttttaaaaaaaaaaaaaaaaaagaggaaggtGAACAACTATTTCTCATCACCTTTATACCCCATGTTCATGGTTGGCCACCTATGTTTGGACCCCATCTGCCCTCTGGGTTTCCAAGTAAAATTTGCATATATGCGTAGTTTGAATCTAGCTTTTACATCAATGGCCCAAGTACTTCAGTTCAAATTTCTTGTTGGTCAATGTTTTTATGTACCTTGGCTCCTTTACTTTTTGTATCATATATGGGCATGAGTGGTTGAGAAGAGGAGGTTTTGTCTAAGCTGGGCAGTCTTTAACAATTAGATATGGTTTGTTGTGATGGTGATATGGATGACCGGAGATCAAGCCGGTTTGGTTGTGGCATGTGTTCAAAATATTATGAGTTGATGATTAATTTTTGGTGAGTTAGAGGTGAATTATGGGGAAAAAAAGTGAAGATAATAAGTGTACTTAGAAAAAGTAGAACAAAAGAGAGATTAgttcaattaaataaaagaattatGTGAAATTCATTGAGAATTCTATGCATGTCATGTTTGGAACTTAAATTAATGTTTTCTTGAATTCTATTTTTTCAAATTTATGGAATTGAGTACACTTGGAAGTGGAATTGTTTAAGATAGAATTTGTAAATCAATTTTATACAATCTAAGCTATAAAATTAACTGGACTAAAATACATTCCCACAAATGCATGCAGTAGATTCTTATTTTCCATTCTGTTTCTCCCTCTCACAAATTAAAAGTAAATATAAATTCTAGccttttttcttaatattttatttttgtaacAATTCTGTTTTACTTTTGTGTGCAACTGTactaattgtttgatcaagtattTCATCTATTTTTGAATATGCACTAGGCATGTTCATGTTTGTAATTCTTTATAGCTATTAGGTTCGTAAGTAATTCTAGGCATTAATTCATATATAGTAGTCACATGGGAATTTATTTCTGAACATTAGATGAATTGCCAGTTCATTGGTTTCTAAATAGGGTAAAAATTAATCATAGTTTATgttgttattattttattattttgaaaagAACAAATTGTTAATGACCTATTTTTATTCGTTATGTTTTTGGTTTTTGTTGTCCAATTATTAAAGaaactaatttaaataaaaaatatattatttttgttatttagaCTCCTTTTTTTTCGTGAAAAAATAGTTTGTTTGTGGGGGAAATAACTTATTTTCAATTGTTTGGTTGCAATATTGAAAAATAAAGAGAGATTATTTTCTACTGTTTGGAGTATGTTGaaagatgtttttttttttttttttcaatttgtaATACTGTAAAAatgtttaaattttttactatttttattatTGAATGTGAGAAACAAAAAATGAAACCCATTGACGGTGGTGGCTGCCTGTAGTCAAGGATGATTCGTGTTGGCCACTAAATTAATGGGTATATATTTATATCGTGCATTTATAAGTAC contains these protein-coding regions:
- the LOC110671678 gene encoding transcriptional elongation regulator MINIYO encodes the protein MEKKNQGTSQGNEAKASTSAQMIFGANMLQINGDDASGLIGSIIEKGISENLQSKLLAPTPPPKVTVLPFPVARHRSHGPHWGPMRSEIAVNDDNEDDEDNDSTEINSMSAFANPVQMRQKKGLDLSQWRGLIPSDSPLESSKMEGNRLKLKSTGKQNKDGVVDNKDKKNISWHPPLVDKTPMEVDADQDLSSFVPPTKKGAMSSDIDTGSLTPAADMEIYNSHQVHVEENIRNASSILSKSKSRSIENMPNNGIAKLTQLEKKEKVDPAFGEMLIKRGQKASTMVSSSSLSNFGKERGSLSLESEIDTENRARLKSMSPEEIAEAQAEIMEKMDPALVNLLKKRGQEKSKQQYLSRSDKPISNELNNTLSEIQTAKSSEISSHVRSDSSDMMTITTSTDTKIGPDNGLVQDSGPHDGYLWNSWSERVEAVRRLRFSLEGSVITDESEAGDISIDTRDGAVNVTERDFLRTEGDPGAVGYTIKEAVQLTRSVIPGQRALALHLLASVLDKAIHNIQQNQVGCTIKNVNLVDKLIDWEAIWAYALGPEPELVLSLRMCLDDNHSSVVLACARVIQCALSCDLNENFFDILEKIAFYEKHIFTGPVFRSKPDINVGFLHGGFWKYNAKPSNVLTFTDDVIDDETEGKHTIQDDIFFAGQDFAAGLVRMGILPRLHYLLEADTNAALEECIISILVAIARHSPTCANAIMKCQGLVHTVVHKFTMGFTTEIHASKIKSVSLLKVLAQSDKKNCSEFIKTGSFHAMIQHLFRYTSSLDHWVKSGKESCKLSSALMVEQLRFWRVCISFGLCMSYFSDIFPALCLWLHPPTFSKLQENNVLSEFVSISREAYLVLEALVRKLPSFYSQKHISNQISDCASDELETWSWSFVTPVIDLALQWIASKDDPYVSNYFGREKGIGTDFVFEDSSDSSLLWVFSAVMHMLSALLEKVKPEETLIPQGSSRHVPWLPEFVSKVGLEIIRNQFLSINGTEEQKDFDESGTWINELCCFRQHSKNESSLASVCCLHGLFQVIISIDNLISLAKGGICVPLSQGYNFSSEGKILEDGILKRSLVEWRCVLNVFMKLVGSEWHFMQSIEIFGRGGPAPGVGLGWGASGGGFWSMTVLLAQTDARLIIYMLEIIQMVSSTESPTNEEMVSAMHRVNSVLGACLTIGPTDRVMMEKALDILLQVPVLRYLDLCVQHFLLLNKRMKPFRWEYKKEDYFLFSEILASHFKNRWLSVKKKLKAIDTNNSFQNGTSKKGNVSLETIHEDLETSNMPSQVHYCTSLMVEWAHQRLPLPMHWFLSPISTISDDKHAGLQNASSIPNLIHDSSVLVEVAKGGLFLLLAMEAMSTFLSNDVHSPIRNVPLVWKLHSLSVILLVGMDVLDDNKGKNVYEALQDIYGHILDEVRFTKSAKHILDESANLLLDTEKKCSVDFMRFQSVIHESYSTFLETLVEQFAAVSYGDLIFGRQVSVYLHRCTEAAVRLSAWNALSNAHVLEILPPLEECIAEAEGYLEPIEDNEGILEAYVKSWISGALDRSAARGSMAFALVLHHLSSFIFLVRSHDNTSLRNKIVKSLLRDYSQKQKHEGMMLELVQYCKPSKSHQPGECSLLLQNSDIEKRFQVLTDACDRNSSLLAEVEKLRSAFVKKLDAVK